One window from the genome of Oncorhynchus masou masou isolate Uvic2021 unplaced genomic scaffold, UVic_Omas_1.1 unplaced_scaffold_2144, whole genome shotgun sequence encodes:
- the LOC135532991 gene encoding HMG domain-containing protein 4-like, protein MEGDVGLVTSRSQREKKRSYKDFLREEDEDDDLVADEEQLVVKERKCKKSYKKKRRHSGDHTHPHSWTNGSAGPELYVLSHHQYDHQTCESPDEWLTEGERFEESREESTMPSFWMYMDDQQNEIRAEASTASCSLMTPDTTDSPMLTGPEVDPVNAAAHLQLLGESLSHIGHRLQGTKEMMVVSGSLSVLLDSLLCALAPLACLTLLVPELRSCPSHSHTLAETLDNIAYMMPGL, encoded by the exons atggagggagatgtGGGCCTTGTGACCAGCcgcagtcagagagagaagaaaagatcCTACAAAGATTtcctgagagaggaggatgaggatgatgacCTAGTGGCGGATGAGGAACAACTTGTTGTCAAAGAACGCAAATGCAAGAAGTCATACAAGAAGAAGAGGAGACATTCAG GTGACCACACCCACCCCCACAGTTGGACCAATGGCAGTGCAGGACCAGAGTTGTATGTTCTCTCCCATCACCAGTACGACCACCAGACCTGTGAATCACCAGACGAATGGTTGACAGAAGGGGAGAGATTTGAGGAA AGTAGGGAGGAGTCTACCATGCCTTCGTTCTGGATGTACATGGACGACCAGCAGAACGAGATAAGAGCGGAGGCCTCTACAGCTAGTTGCAGTCTCATGACCCCTGATACCACAGACTCACCCATGTTGACAGGGCCTGAGGTAGACCCAGTGAACGCAGCGGCCCACCTACAGCTGCTGGGGGAATCGCTGTCTCACATTGGCCATCGGCTTCAGGGAACTAAG gAGATGATGGTAGTGTCAGGTAGTTTGTCTGTGTTACTGGACTCTCTACTGTGTGCCCTGGCTCCCCTGGCCTGTCTCACCCTTCTGGTCCCCGAGCTACGCAGCTGCccttcacactcacacacactg GCAGAGACTCTGGACAACATTGCCTATATGATGCCTGGTTTGTGA